A region of Vibrio chagasii DNA encodes the following proteins:
- a CDS encoding TIGR02450 family Trp-rich protein, producing the protein MNRINPKKLFRSKWTAVSPVKKEKHFMVTEVEFDEGEVVRCLIEAVMTKREEAINWRDLTDNQTWIPGWK; encoded by the coding sequence ATGAACCGTATCAACCCCAAGAAACTATTTCGTAGTAAGTGGACGGCCGTTAGCCCGGTGAAAAAGGAAAAGCACTTTATGGTTACGGAGGTAGAGTTTGACGAAGGAGAAGTAGTGCGCTGTTTGATCGAAGCGGTGATGACGAAACGAGAAGAAGCGATAAATTGGCGCGACCTCACCGACAATCAAACGTGGATCCCAGGTTGGAAGTA